Proteins encoded by one window of Candidatus Omnitrophota bacterium:
- the glpK gene encoding glycerol kinase GlpK, which yields MEYVLAIDQGTTGSRAFIFDSKGHVRARAYQEFKQYYPKPGWVEHDADEIWSSCARVIRKAVARGRIDPKRITAIGITNQRETTILWDRVTGKPFYHAIVWQCRRTADLCAAPALRRRAAFIRRATGLVLDPYFSATKIRWILDHVPGLKRKAARGRVCFGTVDSWLLWKLTNGKVHATDPTNASRTMLFDINSQKWSRSLLDIFGIPPSVLPQVKPSGCVFGLTAGVAGLPAGIPITAIMGDQQAALYGQGCWEAGTIKNTYGTGCFMVLNTGKQPVRSSDGLLTTVACDALGKPVYALEGAVFVAGAVVQWLRDGLKIIPDSASSERLAASVKDSGGVYFVPAFTGLGAPYWDPQARGTITGLTRGSMRAHIVRAALEAIAYQTRDIFTLMRKSLYCPIRRLRVDGGAAANDLLMQFQSDLLGIPVVRPKLLDSTAAGVAYLAGITVGLWRPKDITAMQTVERIFRPAMPLKVAQAKYEGWQKAVRKTMA from the coding sequence ATGGAATATGTATTGGCCATCGATCAGGGGACCACGGGTTCGCGCGCGTTCATTTTTGACAGCAAGGGGCATGTCCGCGCGAGGGCGTATCAGGAATTCAAACAATATTATCCAAAACCCGGATGGGTGGAGCATGATGCCGACGAGATCTGGTCGTCCTGCGCGCGGGTCATCCGCAAGGCTGTTGCCCGGGGCCGCATTGATCCCAAACGCATCACTGCCATAGGGATCACGAACCAGCGCGAAACAACCATCCTTTGGGACCGTGTCACAGGCAAACCCTTTTATCACGCCATTGTTTGGCAATGCCGGCGCACCGCCGATCTCTGCGCGGCTCCCGCATTGCGCCGCAGGGCGGCCTTCATCCGTCGCGCGACTGGGCTTGTTTTAGACCCGTATTTTAGCGCCACGAAAATTCGATGGATCCTGGACCATGTTCCCGGGCTTAAACGCAAGGCCGCCCGGGGACGCGTATGTTTCGGCACCGTGGATAGCTGGCTTTTGTGGAAACTCACCAACGGCAAGGTCCATGCCACAGATCCCACCAACGCCTCGCGCACTATGCTGTTTGATATCAATTCCCAAAAATGGAGCCGTTCCCTGTTGGATATTTTCGGTATTCCCCCGTCGGTATTGCCGCAGGTGAAGCCCTCGGGCTGCGTGTTCGGGCTCACGGCCGGCGTTGCCGGATTGCCTGCCGGTATTCCCATCACCGCGATCATGGGGGACCAGCAGGCCGCGCTCTACGGCCAGGGATGCTGGGAAGCCGGCACCATCAAGAATACCTATGGGACCGGTTGTTTCATGGTTTTGAATACGGGCAAACAGCCGGTCCGTTCTTCCGACGGGTTATTGACGACCGTGGCCTGCGATGCTTTGGGAAAACCGGTGTATGCCCTGGAGGGCGCGGTGTTCGTTGCCGGCGCGGTGGTGCAATGGCTGCGCGACGGATTGAAGATCATTCCCGATTCCGCGTCGAGCGAACGTCTGGCGGCCAGTGTCAAGGACAGCGGGGGCGTGTATTTTGTTCCGGCTTTCACAGGCCTGGGCGCCCCGTATTGGGACCCGCAGGCCCGCGGGACCATCACGGGCCTGACCCGCGGCAGTATGCGCGCGCATATTGTCCGCGCCGCGCTGGAAGCCATCGCGTATCAGACCAGGGATATTTTTACCCTGATGCGCAAGTCGCTGTATTGTCCCATCCGCCGTTTGCGGGTGGACGGCGGGGCGGCCGCCAATGATCTTTTGATGCAATTCCAATCCGACCTTTTGGGCATTCCCGTGGTGCGGCCGAAATTACTGGACTCAACGGCCGCGGGTGTTGCGTATCTCGCGGGGATCACCGTCGGGTTGTGGCGCCCTAAAGACATTACGGCGATGCAGACGGTTGAGCGGATCTTCAGACCCGCCATGCCTTTGAAAGTCGCGCAAGCCAAATATGAAGGGTGGCAAAAAGCTGTCCGGAAGACCATGGCATGA